The Arachis ipaensis cultivar K30076 chromosome B07, Araip1.1, whole genome shotgun sequence genome includes a window with the following:
- the LOC107607152 gene encoding uncharacterized protein LOC107607152, whose translation MANLANTMEANAAATLQAVQRLGQPAGNGNENGNGEGNAHYNAEGNEGNTGGILMTLATFLKVHPPIFRGSTNPTEVDHWFQAMERALQAQHVPNNWYVVFAAYQLAGEAQPWWQVECRLLQLQNADVPWDVFRTAFYKKYFPESARKVKEMELMQLKQGSMTVAEYTNKFEELCRFSRVCQGDPETYESWRCIKYQRSLKDSIMTAVAPMEIHVFSDLVNKARVVEEYAKTVAISKDTHGGNTNRGRDDYLGPRGQNFKKDGQTPQHLQGQGNFRRDNNAQFYHMKGSRLCFTCGKPGHISKYCGRGRNRDEGQQQQSGRVLALDACDAMESSPPTEGKRVL comes from the coding sequence ATGGCGAATCTGGCCAACACTATGGAGGcgaatgctgctgcgactctgcaagctgtgcagaggcTAGGTCAACCGGCTGGGAACGGCAATGAAAATGGGAACGGCGAAGGGAATGCTCACTATAATGCTGAGGGAAACGAAGGTAACACGGGAGGCATTCTGATGACTTTGGCAACCTTCCTCAAGGTTCACCCTCCAATATTCCGAGGATCAACTAATCCCACTGAAGTGGATCATTGGTTCCAGGCCATGGAGCGTGCCTTACAGGCGCAGCATGTTCCAAACAATTGGTATGTGGTGTTTGCCGCTTATCAGCTTGCGGGAGAGGCCCAGCCCTGGTGGCAAGTAGAGTGTCGCTTGCTACAGCTACAGAACGCTGATGTTCCGTGGGATGTGTTCCGAACGGCCTTTTACAAGAAGTACTTCCCTGAGTCTGCAAGGAAAGTGAAGGAGATGGAGCTAATGCAGCTGAAACAAGGTTCCATGACCGTAGCAGAGTACACCAACAAGTTTGAAGAGCTTTGTAGGTTTTCTCGGGTGTGTCAAGGTGACCCGGAGACTTACGAGAGCTGGAGGTGTATTAAGTACCAGAGGAGTTTGAAGGATAGCattatgactgctgtggctcctatggagatcCATGTCTTCTCCGACTTGGTGAACAAAGCAAGGGTGGTAGAAGAATATGCCAAGACAGTAGCTATATCCAAAGATACCCATGGAGGAAATACTAATAGGGGACGTGACGATTACCTCGGACCAAGGGGGCAGAACTTCAAGAAAGATGGACAAACTCCTCAGCATCTGCAAGGTCAAGGGAACTTCAGAAGGGACAACAATGCCCAGTTTTACCACATGAAGGGAAGTCGTCTATGTTTTACTTGTGGGAAACCTGGACACATATCCAAGTATTGTGGCCGTGGGAGAAACCGAGATGAGGGTCAGCAGCAACAGTCAGGCCGTGTACTTGCTTTGGATGCATGTGATGCGATGGAGTCGAGTCCTCCGACGGAAGGTAAGCGTgtgctttga